In Monodelphis domestica isolate mMonDom1 chromosome 4, mMonDom1.pri, whole genome shotgun sequence, one DNA window encodes the following:
- the LOC100020848 gene encoding olfactory receptor 52K2-like — MSSSNWTNLHPATFILIGIPGLETVHIWISIPFCFVYMSALLGNFSLLFIIKSDLRLHEPMYLFFCMLATADLIICTTAMPKLLSLFWFKDREIYFEACLTQVFLIHSLSSMASGFILAMAFDRYVAICKPLRHSTILTNKVIVGIGLAIVLRGALLFSPHPFLLKWLPYCRTNIISHTYCEFMALIKLACAQTRVRRTYSLIVAFLTGGLDFILIICSYVLILYAVFCLPSKAARLKALGTCGSHVCAILVGYTPAFFSFLTHRFGRHVPPHVHIFVANIYLLVPPMLNPIIYGLMTKRIRERFLQILSPSKL, encoded by the coding sequence ATGTCAAGTTCTAACTGGACTAATTTACATCCTGCCACCTTCATTCTAATTGGTATCCCAGGCCTGGAAACAGTCCACATCTGGATCTCCATTCCCTTCTGCTTTGTGTATATGTCAGCTCTTTTGGGAAACTTCTCTCTTCTATTCATCATCAAAAGTGACCTTAGGCTTCATGAACCCATGTACCTTTTCTTCTGCATGCTGGCAACTGCTGACCTAATTATTTGCACCACCGCCATGCCCAAGCTCCTCAGCCTCTTTTGGTTCAAAGACAGAGAAATCTATTTTGAAGCCTGCCTCACCCAAGTGTTCCTAATCCATTCACTATCCAGCATGGCATCTGGTTTCATCTTAGCAATGGCCTTTGACCGTTATGTGGCCATATGTAAACCCTTGCGACATTCAACAATCTTGACCAATAAGGTCATAGTGGGAATTGGATTGGCTATTGTCCTTCGAGGAGCTTTGTTGTTCAGCCCTCATCCCTTTCTCCTGAAATGGCTTCCATATTGTAGGACCAACATCATTTCTCATACCTATTGTGAATTCATGGCTCTGATTAAGTTGGCCTGTGCCCAAACCAGAGTCCGCAGAACTTATAGCCTAATAGTTGCCTTTCTCACTGGGGGTCTGGACTTCATATTGATAATTTGTTCCTATGTGCTTATTTTATATGCTGTTTTCTGCCTCCCCTCAAAGGCTGCCCGGCTTAAGGCACTGGGCACCTGTGGCTCTCATGTTTGTGCCATCTTAGTTGGTTATACTCcagctttcttctccttcctcactCATAGATTCGGGCGCCATGTTCCTCCCCATGTGCACATTTTTGTGGCTAACATTTACCTCTTGGTCCCACCTATGTTGAATCCCATAATTTATGGGTTGATGACAAAAAGGATAAGGGAAAGATTTCTACAAATTCTAAGTCCTTCAAAGttataa
- the LOC100017911 gene encoding olfactory receptor 52E4-like — translation MSAFNGTNVHPSCFFLLGIPGLENVHIWISIPFCLVYVLAVLGNCTLLFIIKSDPNLHEPMFLFLSMLSVADLMLTTTTMPKILSLFWFNDREIYFEACLTQVFLIHALSNIESGIILAMAFDRYVAICNPLRHSTILTYAVIQRLGLVIVLRGLVLLGPHPFMLKWLPYCRTNIIPHTYCEFMALIKLACAPTKIYRAYSLFVAFITAGLDFIIIICSYILILRTVFRLPSNDARLKTLSTCGSHVWVILISYTPAFFSFLTHRFGHHIAPSLHIFVANIYVLVPPMVNPIIYGVKTKQIRERFIRIFTDKNP, via the coding sequence ATGTCAGCTTTTAATGGGACAAATGTACATCCttcctgcttcttccttcttGGCATTCCAGGGTTAGAGAATGTCCACATCTGGATATCTATCCCTTTCTGCTTGGTGTATGTGTTGGCTGTTTTGGGGAACTGTACCTTGCTTTTCATTATCAAAAGTGACCCCAATCTGCATGAACCcatgtttctcttcctttccatgcTCTCTGTGGCAGATTTGATGCTTACAACCACCACTATGCCCAAGATTCTGAGCCTTTTTTGGTTCAATGATAGGGAGATATACTTTGAAGCATGCCTCACCCAGGTTTTTCTCATTCATGCTCTATCTAACATTGAATCTGGAATCATCCTGGCCATGGCCTTTGATCGCTATGTGGCCATCTGCAATCCACTTAGACACTCAACCATTCTAACCTATGCAGTAATCCAGAGGTTAGGGTTGGTCATTGTCCTTCGTGGACTTGTGTTACTTGGCCCTCACCCTTTCATGCTTAAATGGCTTCCCTACTGTAGGACTAATATTATCCCCCATACCTACTGTGAATTTATGGCACTGATCAAGCTGGCCTGTGCCCCAACCAAGATCTACAGAGCTTACAGCCTCTTTGTTGCCTTTATCACAGCAGGACTTGATTTCATAATAATTATATGTTCCTATATCCTCATTCTTCGTACTGTATTTCGCCTACCCTCGAATGATGCTAGACTTAAAACATTAAGTACCTGTGGCTCACATGTGTGGGTCATATTAATTTCTTATACTCCtgccttcttctcctttctcactCACAGATTTGGACATCATATTGCTCCTTCTCTCCATATTTTTGTGGCCAATATCTATGTCCTTGTTCCACCCATGGTAAACCCTATTATTTATGGAGTCAAGACCAAGCAGATTCGGGAAAGATTCATACGAATCTTTACAGATAAAAATCCCTga